The Juglans regia cultivar Chandler chromosome 16, Walnut 2.0, whole genome shotgun sequence nucleotide sequence AAGAATCCCTGAATAACCTCTTATATATGTTCCTGAAAAACGACATAATTAAGTAGCTAAACGGATCGAAACTGGTGATAGTGTTCAAGACAGATCACTGCTACCAAAGGGACTTCCGAGATATGGATTAGAAGCATGCTGAAGGGAGAGTCTGAGTGTGTGACTTTGAGATGCTCTGAATATGTGTATGCACTCCTGAAGATCAGCATCGCATGCCAAAAGAACCCAGTACTCACGATCATCGTCCAAATATCTGAGATCCACTCTACTGATATAATCTAGATTGAGTCTCCTTGCAATCTCTAGCTGCAAATCTCCAAAAGTCCAATTTGGTTGGAATCTAAACCGAATTTTTTCATCACCAAAAGTAACTTTAACTCAAAAAGCACCAGTACCGCCATCTCCAGAATTATGGCTGCTGCTTTCTAGTAAAATGGGCAGAGTCTCAAGATCAGGAAGCCCGCCAAAAGATTTGAGGCATTCGGCTGCGGGGAGAAGGTTCTGTTCGTGTCGATTCAAGGTATGTAAGTCTGCATCACTGCAAGCCATAGGCAGCAATCCACCAGGCTTCTCTCTCATTAATGTATCTGCATTACTCAAAGCATTGATGGGTGTGCTATGTTGCTGTGCTGCAGTACTAGCACAAAAGCTACTGGGACCAAAGGTCTGGCTGCATGAAGAAGGCAGGGATTTTGAGTGAGTACCGGACCCATGGTTAAGTAAACTACTCTCTGGTATAGGGTTTGATTGCTTTGAGCCGTCACTGATCATTTTCATTGACGAGAAAGAGCCATTTCCAGGGGAGTTAAATTCTGGGAAGTTAGTGTAGAAAGACCCGATTTGAATTGCACCCTCAGCTCCTGGAACCGAGTCGATTACACTCTGGAGTTTCCTCAGAGAGTGGCCTACCTTCTTGATCTTTCGAGATGGCCATCGTGTAATCCCATGTTGCCTGCATATCCTTTTCAGGGTAGTCGGGCACACTGCAACCCAAAGAAAATGCTATATATGAGCAACATGTATACTTAAACTGGCAGATACATATTGAGTTGATCAAGGTTTAGAGTTCTTTCGTGTTACAGCTTAAATTCTAGTGAAGACAGCTTAAGAAAATTCTATAGAAAACTGGATCACTCCTAATGTTTTTTCATTAGAAATTCAAGTAATTTCAGTTCCATTAATTGCAtcatagaaattagaaataaaacaaTTACTTCTGACTTTACTAGTGATGGATATTTTCCTACCACCAATACTTTTAGCAGCATCTTTTAGGCTTCCTGCAAAGTATTGCCGGAGAACTGACAAGCTTATAGTCTTCTGTGTCTTGGTCCTCCTCTTCTCGCCTGTTTTTCTACCACTTGATGAACGCCGCCCGCCATAAGAATAAGAACCTCCACCACCATCAACACTACCTTTGGACCCAGAACTTTGCTGAAGTTGCCCAAATTCTGACAAGCCCTGCCCATTGAGCGAGGCCCCCTGAGTGTTATCCCAGTGAGTTGTCACCTTGAATTCCTCCTTGGGATCTTCTTCTTGGTACTCCAAGGAGATAGAGACACCTTTGCCTTTCTGCTGGACCTCCTTCATGTGGGCAATCCATGATGACTCTTTCGAACAGGCTTCTTTCAGAGGGGAAGATACTGATTTCTGAGGTTCTTCTTTCTTAATTCTAACATCATCTGAAGCAATAACCACTTCCTCAACTGAGTATATGACTTCATCCTCATCGAGTACTACTTTCTCTATTACAGCATGCAAACTCCGGCAAGCCTGTTGTAGCACAATGGACAATGAGTTGAGCATCTGATTTTGTTCTTCAGTATCATGGCAATCCTTTGGTAAGAAAAACTCCAACACAAAATCAGCTGAGCCGGTATAGAGGCTGCGGAAGGGGATTGCTACAGCAGCACGCAATCCAAACATCCTAGCATGGTGAGAGAGAGGATATTCTATCTTGCTAAAGGCAGACATATCAGTTGCAAAACATGGTTTGGTTGTGGTGAATGCAGTCCCGACGGTTCCTTGACCTCGAAACAGGTGGTACTCGGAGCAGGCTTCATGGAAGCCCAAAACTTCTGCATCAGACACAAAGCAAGCCGTATCCACAGTTGAAAGACAATGAGCATAATTCTCATCAGAATGCCGGCATCCACCTTTACCTTGTTGGAGACATGGGGCCCAAGTTAGAGCTAAAGGCAATCTATGTGTCTTGCAAACAGTTGCTAAAACCTCTACTATCTCGGCCAATGCTACTTGGTACAACTCGTCATAATTATAAGCCTGTTGAAGATTTATATAAGATCATGGATTCTGGGAATAATTTACAAAGTTGAAATACTCGAGAAATGCTGTTCATGTTAATCGATACCGCTCGTACTCTTACCTTTACACTTGGAGGGCTGAAGGATTGATAACTCCGAAGATCAACATTAGCctgcaaaatgaaaatatatagtactacttgtaagaagataaaatgaaagACATGCATTTACATCAATTGCAGTTACTCATCATCATGCATTAAATATTGCTCTACTGGTTGCTAGGTAGAAGGAATAGAAAACATTAATTATAAATGGAAGGGTGGTGCTACGTATCCAGTACTACCGATGGTGGCACCAaatggcaattttttttttaaatgtttttttaaaccccttgaacattttaaaaaaataaaaaaaattcaaattcattaaaaaaatactttcttaactattaattagtaaaaataaattttaaaaaaaaaggatttatcTGTAGGTTTTGTAGGTGGGAGTAGTGTTTTCATTCCTGCACGATGATCAGATAGCATAAACGTTCTtgaaagatattattttaagctatatattaaatagatgATTACTTATATTCACAGAAGATCATAATTATAACCATTAATCatgtcactacaacaaatatggaACAAAAACCACGTACAGTTGGAAGCTGCTGATCATGTGCAATCAATGCAAGGATGCATGGCTTCCATGCAAGTGCATCTTCAAACAGGAAAAGCTACgaattaaaatcatttatttataattattgtaGATATATGGTGCAGTACTAGTAGATCTTGGTTGGACATTAAAAACCCAACCAACTGATCTTAAATCATTTGAATTAAGCTAGAATTAATGTCGTTTAATATAACAGGGACGTACGTggcttaataatatatataattttgtttcaaCTTAGTGctacttataaattaataatggatattatatatatatatatatatatatatatattaaaaaaagaagaaggccAGGTAAGAATTAGGAGAATGGAACCTGATCAAGAGCTTGGCAGATCACATTTTCAAGTTCTGGGCGATGGACGTTGATATTTTGATCAGCAGTTGTGACAATCTCAACAACACCCAAGCAAGTTCCACTCCCTCGTTCGAAAACAGGAAGGGCAAGAAAGCCTCGAACGCCGCGTGAGTACTGCTCATCATGTGCATAGTTAATTATATCATGTGGGTATTCGTCTCTTTTGAAGAAACGAACAATATCAGGAGTCCAATATTCAGGCAACTGTTCCCAGAAAACCTGATCTATATCTTCCTCAACTGCAAACTCATGATCATATGCCCTAGAAACATCTCTGTAGTTCGCAAGGCTCTTGCAGTTAGCTCCAAAGGAGTATGGCTGATCCTGAGTGGTGAGGAAATTATATCTGCCTCCCGATGATCTCCAGCTTATTGGCACCCATATCTGAATAAGCACATTCATGTTCTTTGTACATTCTGTCAAGTATCCAACGGCCATCATTAGTCTCTCTTTCACTGATGAACAAGGTCCCGGATTAGCCCAGCTTGGCCCAATCCACCATCTCCTGATCATCCCAAGTTCAGTGCCTTCTACTAGAATACCTTCAGATTCGGGAAAAGTTCCTTCGGTGGATTCTTGGTAGATTTGCTGGCTGTAGTACTGGTTGATGCTGAGATGACTGATAGAGTTTATTTCCAAAGGAGGCAAATAATGATGTGAAGGCCGGTACTCATGATTGAAAGCTTGGGCGGAAGCTGGTAGGGGGCCTGGAGGGAAAAGGTTTAAGCCTAGTCCAGTGGTCTCCAACCAGCATCCTTCAATCAAAAGTTCATCCATGAAACCCAATTCTGTGTTACTGATCATATTATTCTCAGAGAAGTTCCCGTATGTGGTGGAGTTGGACGTAAAGGCACCATATTCCATGTTAAATTCCCGTTCGATTTCCATATCCGGCTGTACGTACTTGGTTTGAAAAGATTCACGACCCGATCGATACACGTAAAGATGAAATACAGAAAGATCAGGAGCTTCCAGGAAATTAATGTTACTTTTGCCAGCTGATCAGTCCCAGAAACATCTAGCTTTTTCTTAAATGGAAATGATAAACCAGATGCAGAGAAGGCTTCAAGtttcaaaaatcaattaatCAAGACCCAACTTAATTAATGATCATCATCTCATGTACTTGTGATGACTaaaaattaagtatattttatgaaCAATCAagacacaaaaagaaaatagaaacaaaaaatacaagaagtgacgaaacagaaaaaaagaaaagaaaaagctacTCACAATATTACTTTGTCGAACTTCTTGTAAACCTCGATCGGTCTTTGATCATCATGCTAGCATGCATAGAATTAATATGTGTCAGGCCGCCAGTACTACTTCTACTATATATGCGCGCCCCGTCGAGTCAGAagaatctagctagctagctagcaacacgtacatgatgatgatcaacaaCAAAGATTTTGGTAGACTGATCATcaggaaattaattaagatcagTAGTACGTACGTATGTAGTATATAGTACTTGTTGCATGTCTTTGTGGAAAAGGAAATATGCATGCAAGCTGTTCTCCTGCTCGATCTAGTTTTGGTATCAACTACTAATAATGCCTCAAGCTAATTAAGTGATGATCTGTGCGTGTCTTGAGAATCTCATACCAGAAATTAGacattaattaaaagaatttcCTGTGCTGTTTACTTTAATTGGATGGTTCAAACACTTTGTCATGATGAATTTCTGTTAATgacaattatataaatatatatatatatatatatatttatgaatcaaatataatattttatggacttaaaaaaaaaaggacatatatatattatattgcaaATCAAGATTAATAGTGCTCGATTggattttgtaaatataataacaacGTCGATAGTTAGTTATTCATGTACATCGatcaattctaaaatattaatccGTGCTTTGATCATCATAAACGTAAAATATCaggaaattcataaatttttttgagttgtgTATTACTCAAAATATATCTTTCATCTTCAATAATGGTCTATTATATCAAGTTAATGCAGTTTgaaagggatatatatatatatatataattattatagtaATTAAGCAATTAATTTGATTAGTCATTGAAAATGacatccaaattatatatatttttcaaataaaaggtATCATGActaaactaattatatatatatatttaattaactccCCATTAATTCATGAAACTTGCtaattaaaaagtgttaaatTCTCTGTACTGATCATCCCGGCCACCACTTTCGTGCATATATGCATCATTGATCATGTCATTGATCgtcatgtacgtacgtaataTAAGCGGCGAATTGTTATCACAAATCAACCTAAATTATAGACTCACTTGCGTCCTCGATTACACACAAAAAGTgaccttaatatatatatatatatatatattgaatatatatgttgagGCTGACCCTAAGCGCATCCTCTTTCATCCTCCATACATATGTTTGATAATGAACGGccaatttataatgatttcaccTCTGATCTGACGTTGGTGTCTAGTCAGATACGATGAATTATTTGCAGCTAATTGACATTAATAGGCCGGGTCTTGTGTGCCAGAGGgaattgtttttgtttcttggttttgtttttcaatgttTTCGAGGATAAATTTGGTCCCAGCATTGATTTTTTGAAACCAGATCGATGCAGAAGGCTTCAAGTTTCAAAAACCAATTCAAGACGTTATACCCAACTTGATCATCTGTTCATGTGATGTCTGCAGTCCGGACTCTAAACCACGACTAagattaagtatattttatgaaCAATCATGACATAAAAAGAAGGGAAATGTTATGCATTAACCCAACACCAGCACACACATGAAAGAGAGTTTctcattcttttatatataaatatatatatatttatatatatatatatatatatatatatatgaagaagatATAGAAACAACAAATACAAGAAGTGACGAAACGGAGTTGGAAGAAAAAGCATCTCACAATATTATTGGAGAGACTCTTTTATCTTCACCAGAGTTGAAAGACCGCGGGCATACCATACACTCGCCACCATGAGATCCCATCGTCTAATGAGATTAATATGGTAATCATTGCCAATCAAAGATATCTACTCTTGAGAAAACATCGAGACATTTGTAATATTTGTCATCGATATGTTAATCCTTTCATTATTCTTAAagtaaatcttgaaaatttgataattgaATCCCTGATATTTGCGGAAAGAATTGAACTATCCTTATTAGCAATAATCCACGTCTATTATATAAAGAGGCAGTATTAGAAATCCAAGGTAACTTTTGATCCCTTATTACAAGgcaatttgtatatatttctaACTTAGGCATTAGAGATGCACTAGACACAACAGACCACCATATTTTCTTGTCACAGATTAGTTGTCGAGATCAGTTGACGGTGAAATACGTACGTCCGAAACAATTACTTTATCTAACTTTCTTAATTGTAAATCTCGATcggtttttttttgttagtaattttttttaagaagagaatgatatttcaattttatttataatcctCACTTATGACAGATGACATTTATCGGTCTTTGATGAAGCATATAGTAtttggatcgtgctacagcccccgctgggggctgtaagtatatattgtatgtgttttttttttaagttattttttatataatattttttaaaaattaaaataaatttagaacatcattaaaaacactttcttaattaagaagtaaaaaaaaaaatttattaaaaaatacttccttaatcacgaagtaaaataaaaaatcataaaaaaatattttatattttacttcgtgattaagcaagtattatttaataatattataaatttttttattttttaaaaatatttaaaatcattaaaaacatctatataaaaaaaattaaaaaatacacatgataaaatacactagagctccagcgggagcccccagcgggagctccagcattatcCATAGTATTTATATGTCAGGCCACTACTTGATctactatatatgtatgtatatatgtatgtatgcatgcccGCCCGTCGAGTCAGAAGAATTAAGCAATAGTACATGATGATCAACAAcgtcaaatattatatttgagaatCTCTTGGTGATCAATGGTGCGTACTTAAACATGATCCCAGAAATTAAACAACGTTAGAAGAAAGGCACAGAGATTAATCTCTCCGGCCTGTTTACTTTTTGCATGGTTTAAACAGTACTAATTAATTTGTCATGATCATGAATTTCtgttaattaatgaaaattatatatgaatcaaatgagcaatgctagatacagtccccatttggggactgcaatacaagtataggcaattttatctttaatttttttaaaaattacaaaattatccctcctgaaatgatgatttttctcatttaataaagggcctgcacatgcagtccctaagtgaggactgcaaatagaatttctcgaatcaaatataataatatatggactattatatatatatctcaaatcAAGATTAATTAGTGCTCAATCGGATTtcctaaatataatattaacatCACGTCGATCGTTAATTAGTTATTAATGTATCCATATTGTGGTTACGTacatcattctctctctctctctctatcttcctattacttaaaagcgtgtataagaTGAACAGGAGTGAATAGTGCcgtccaaaaccaaaaccaaaaccacggcaaaatcaaGCAAGACCGCGTCCCTCTCTCACACGGCAAAATCGCAAAATCacacggcaaaatcacaaatctcgtcacaaatcacaaaccgaagcaaaaccacagcaaatcctccataaaatcatcacaaaaatacacggtaaaatcataaaatcatcgtaaaatcttcataaaaataccacaaattaacaaaatcaccacaaggcaaaatcacaaaaccgcaaatctcgtccctctctgcatcctcgaACGAAAACCacagagacaaaacaaaaataccacaaggaGATATTGGCGTCCGTGAGGCCGGAGGATATGAGCgttcgtgggagcaaacggcacggagatggaggccgagctcgctggagggggatggccggtgggagacgAGACTaccatggaggtggtggcgccggaggatggcgtacggcggcgcagcagTATCAAACTCATTCGCGCTGtgcacagccgagagagaggaagagagagcgtgagagagggagaccggtgtgggaagactcgccggagtgaggtggtgccggtggaagaggcgatgaggctcaccgacgcacggcggcgtcgggctgggcagacgaagattcggctgggaggAGAGGCAGCTTACCGCGTACGCGTGagccgagggaggagagagagaggggagggaaaagtgtgggagaaaagaaaatatataggaatttattcacttctttcattttgggatcttcaaaatgatttaacaataaaaaattaaaatactgattaaaatatacataaatattaatttaattaaaaatattgaaataaattaaataaataataaaattttattaaatattttaaagaaattaatctcaattcttcattttaaatttttagatttgatctaacaatagaaatttaaacattaatttaaactaatttactaaataataaaatttaaacaataataaaattttactaaatatttttaagacattaaaattatgtaaataattaaaattttaacataatttaaatatgataatattcttaattaattaaattagacaaacgtgcgtggggaaaatgttagtttttaggttttaaattacaacccttcatctttattcttcagatttaatctaacgatagaaatttaaatattgatttaaactaacataaaacaaataactaaaatataaatattttaccatacacttaaaattaactttaatttataaaatattaatttttcatcattaagtaaaagataaaattttactgaatatttttaagagaataatattatatcatacacttaaaatcaattttaatttataaaatattattttttcatcattaaataaatgataaagttttactgaatatttttaatagaaaaaaactatataattaatttaaatttttaatataatctaaattccataataaatgatgaatataaataaataataattttattcatatatattaaattattttaatattagaaattattatttatttatttatttatttaattaaccagACATGGCAAatgtgctttgcacgttagccaccactagtatatatatatatatatcaaaaaatctatacaatctcttactattcacacaacctccacacacaacactttgtttaatttttattatttttttcttttatcaaatatttaatatatgaataatgaatagaaaaattaaattagtgtaaaaagaataaactcaaaaaaagttttaaaaaaatattaaaaaattaaaaaatcttaaaaaaatgtggtgtgtggaggttaaGAGATTGTGTaccattactctatatatatatatggaacttTGCTagctactcatcattctcacacaccacacaccatacttatttttatttatttaaaaaaaaagtatggtagGTAATGTCtaaggatgatgaatataatttttctatatatgaatCAATATTAATCTATGTTTTGATCATCATAATTAACTCGTATAATATCaggaaattcaaaattttttgagttgTGTCACAATCTTTCATCTTGATCAATAAtggtctatatattataatgaattaTACCGCGTACACTATCAAGTTAATACAGTTCgaaagggatatatatatatatatatatatagagagagagagagagagagagagataaatattttagctacaaatggattacacaaaagtaaacccacaaactgatatggtttGATTCagtacgtcaaattataaaaaattatttttattataaaataaatctaactgaTCACATGAAGCCATgcacatcagtttgtaaatttatttttgtgtacttTCTTTATGTATGTAGcacttctcatatatatataattattattatagtaATTAAGCAATTAATTTGATTAGTCATTGAAAATGacatccaaattatatatattattcaaatataaggTATGATtactaaactaattattaatttatgaaactTGCTAATTAAAAAGTGTTAATTCTCTGTACTGATCCGCCACAGTAGGCCACTTTCGTGCATATATGCATCATTGAATATCATGtcattgatcatcatcatgtaatATACGGCGAATTGTTATGTACAaatcaacttatatatatatatatatttatatatatgaaaaatgctacttgcaAGCGCATGGTGTAAAAGGCTTGCAATCAGCATAGTCATGTCagtgttttcattttcattctctcTTAATTTCGTTCTATCTCTTTTTAGAAATTTCGTTCTATCTCCCTCTTCTCGCCTCCAATCGACCGACCGATCCCTCTCCTTTCTCCTCCAaccgacctctctctctctctctctctctctctctctccattttgtttcactctccctctctataTAAGCAGACAACCATCATTCTAAACAAactttaattactatttttatttcttctttttcggTATTTCTTTGTTTGCATTTGCACATAAAGTAACTAAAAGACtagattttgttttgctttctaACATTTTGGTATTTAGTATTGGATTTAAGGGAGTGAATGCGAACTCAAAGTTGAAAGAGCTCTCGATTTTATGAAGTTTCTCtaacttttcttaattttaggTTTAGGCTTTTGGACTAGTTCTATGAGTACAAGTGTCTGAGATGGGGGAACACCGAAAAgcacccagagagagagagagagagagagagagagagagagagagagagagagatggaaaatgCGAGAGAGGCAGAGCTGGAGGCAAGCTCCATTCTAAAGCTACAACTCCTTTCAGTCTCACCCATGATGCAGTCAACAGATCCTTCTGGGATGCAAACCCCACCACTCCACTCCTCAGCCTTAGTCCCATTTTGTTGGGAAGAACCTGGCAAGCCCAGCCCTGCACCACTCTCACCAACCTCACTACCAAGTGCTTGGAACTTTCTCCAAGGTTGCTCTTCTATACAAAATTGCATTCCCTCACCATTGTCTTGGAGGGTCCTTTTGTGGGCAGGTCTCAATTTCAGTCTATTTCCTTTAAAATCACTTGTGGAGAGTGTGATAGAACAATCTTTGAATGTTGTGAAGTCcataggaagaaaaaagagagagataaagagagaggttttatttttctttcttgctttttattttatttttttattccccGTAAGATCCGATTACTTGCCGCTTGCACGCTCCCCTTGTACCCAATAGaactgtatatataatatatagactcaGTTGCGTCCTCGATTCCACACAAAAagtcttgtatatatatatatacacgttaaTTAATCAGAATCttcatccatatatattttattttattgtacatctaattattatatataatattgaatatGTTTGAGGCTGACCCTGCATCCACTTTCATCCTCcccatatatacatacatacatacacgtatatatatatatatatactaggtcggaacaacgtgcaaagcacgtttgcctagtttgGTGAGACATCGATATTTATAATACATTAGTTTAGAATATAACATAatccaacacatatttataatatcgatagttttagcaaagttGTCTCCAATAAGTTTAAtacaaaactaacaaaaatatCAGTTTAAAATATGAGTCCATTGATATTTTTACTACGATGCATCATTCTTGTCATCTTGTACTGCATCAATAGAGACGACGTTGAAATTCTTGTGTTGCTGTTGGTTGAGTCGATTGGGGTCTACCAAAAGTTCAATCATCCATTCTTTTTGTGAAACTTCTGCTACGAGATTTTCTATATATGGCAGATGCTCCtgcaaagaaaatttttaatagGCTTCcgtgattaataaaaatttaaaaaatagatgtgCTAAAAATT carries:
- the LOC109006487 gene encoding protein NLP2-like: MEIEREFNMEYGAFTSNSTTYGNFSENNMISNTELGFMDELLIEGCWLETTGLGLNLFPPGPLPASAQAFNHEYRPSHHYLPPLEINSISHLSINQYYSQQIYQESTEGTFPESEGILVEGTELGMIRRWWIGPSWANPGPCSSVKERLMMAVGYLTECTKNMNVLIQIWVPISWRSSGGRYNFLTTQDQPYSFGANCKSLANYRDVSRAYDHEFAVEEDIDQVFWEQLPEYWTPDIVRFFKRDEYPHDIINYAHDEQYSRGVRGFLALPVFERGSGTCLGVVEIVTTADQNINVHRPELENVICQALDQANVDLRSYQSFSPPSVKAYNYDELYQVALAEIVEVLATVCKTHRLPLALTWAPCLQQGKGGCRHSDENYAHCLSTVDTACFVSDAEVLGFHEACSEYHLFRGQGTVGTAFTTTKPCFATDMSAFSKIEYPLSHHARMFGLRAAVAIPFRSLYTGSADFVLEFFLPKDCHDTEEQNQMLNSLSIVLQQACRSLHAVIEKVVLDEDEVIYSVEEVVIASDDVRIKKEEPQKSVSSPLKEACSKESSWIAHMKEVQQKGKGVSISLEYQEEDPKEEFKVTTHWDNTQGASLNGQGLSEFGQLQQSSGSKGSVDGGGGSYSYGGRRSSSGRKTGEKRRTKTQKTISLSVLRQYFAGSLKDAAKSIGVCPTTLKRICRQHGITRWPSRKIKKVGHSLRKLQSVIDSVPGAEGAIQIGSFYTNFPEFNSPGNGSFSSMKMISDGSKQSNPIPESSLLNHGSGTHSKSLPSSCSQTFGPSSFCASTAAQQHSTPINALSNADTLMREKPGGLLPMACSDADLHTLNRHEQNLLPAAECLKSFGGLPDLETLPILLESSSHNSGDGGTGAF